The stretch of DNA AAGTAATGATCCTTTCTCTAGGCCACAACAAAGCGCAAGCGCTTCAAATGGCTATCGAAGGTTCTGTAAACCACATGTGGACTGTTACAGCTCTACAGATGCACCGTAAAGCTATCATCGTTGCTGATGAGCCAGCTCAACAAGAGCTAAAAGTTAAGACTCTACGCTACTTCCAAGAGCTAGAAGCTGAGAACATCCAAGACCTATAATCCGCATAGTCTTGGATAGAAGGGCGTTTTTAATAAAGAGAACGTCTTGAATAGAAAAAGCCACTGAATGTGGCTTTTTTTGTACCTGCTGCTTTTGTGTTTAATGGGAAGAGAGGTTTCGGGTATTTTTTATAGACACAAAAACAACAAAGCGATTTCTCCAACGAGAGAAACCGCCATCATTTTAAACTTTGTATTGATACGAAACGAACAGCTACAAGATATGTAGGATGCGAAACAAGATAAGCAGGACTGCAAACTAGAACTAAGAACTCAGTGCGTTATCTCGGCATAAGGTCGTGATAATGTCAGTGATAGCCAAAACGATCGTCGACTTCACTTTCTGATTGTGTCGACCCAAGAACATTTGAAGCATTGGGCCAGACATGGTTTCCACCATCTCCGCATCATATTCGATAGGCATAATACGCTGAACCGCGTGCACCTTGTTGAGCTCAAATATAACGTCGACTTCTGTGAAGCTGGTGTCTTCACCTTGTATTTTCGCCCACTCTTTCAAGGTAACGAAAATCTCTAAATCATCGTAGAGCTCTTTACTGATCACACCAAGCCCTAATAGCAGCTTAGCGCGGATCATAATCTCGCCCAACGGCCCGCCACTGTTGAGAAGTGGTTCAACAACAAATTTAATTGCCGTGTCGTCTTTCTTGAAAATGTTTTTTAATACGGCATCTACCGTGTCGTCCAATGCATCGTAAGCCGCCATTAGACAGGCGCTAGCGCTCTCAGCTTCAGATAGTGCTTCGAGTAATTCAGTTTCGTGGCTAGTTTGTATTGGCATAACGGCTCGACAATAAGAAAGTGCCACTGGTGTGGCACTTTGATGGTTTATCATTTCAATGCTAGATAAGCTTCTTCCGCTAGTTTAACAACTTCTGAGTCACTATTCAGCTCAGAATAATGCGCTAATGTCTCAGCAAACCCTTTTTCTGCAAACATTGCCTGAAGTTCAACCGCTTGCGGGTCATCTTCATTCTTATAATGGAAAGCCGCTGCAATCGCTTTTACGAGATGAGCGTTTGGAAGACCATACTCCAATGTGCCGTTTAATGGCTTAACTAGGCGGTCTTGAGGACTTAGTTTACGGATTGGCTGACGGCCAACACGATCAACTT from Vibrio splendidus encodes:
- a CDS encoding MltR family transcriptional regulator: MPIQTSHETELLEALSEAESASACLMAAYDALDDTVDAVLKNIFKKDDTAIKFVVEPLLNSGGPLGEIMIRAKLLLGLGVISKELYDDLEIFVTLKEWAKIQGEDTSFTEVDVIFELNKVHAVQRIMPIEYDAEMVETMSGPMLQMFLGRHNQKVKSTIVLAITDIITTLCRDNALSS